One window of Macrococcus sp. 19Msa1099 genomic DNA carries:
- a CDS encoding dicarboxylate/amino acid:cation symporter, translating into MKIKGNMTLKIIIALVVGIIVGSIFNLYQDASWVKWFNQYVFNVIGQIFLNLIFMLVVPVVFVSIVLGVVGVGDPKHLGSIGLKTLGFFIVTTALAITLAMCLALVFKPGAGKADLMNSDDVKKYALEQKQKEEAAKAEGTSVNQTFDQTLINLIPKNPVLAMSETNMLQVITFAIFIGIGMIALREKVSGVKLLFEQTNDILMFIVTAIMQYFAPIGTFGLVATAFTNAGFGAIKQLGMYFFVVLLALFLHMILVYGGAIKFLAKRSPIWFFKGFAPAMTVGFSSSSSNATLPISLECAQDNLGVRKEISSFVQPLGATINMDGTAIMQGVATIFIAQISGVDLTIMQMVMVVAIAVIASIGTAGVPGVGLVMLAMVLTSVGLNPAAIGIILGIDRLLDMTRTAINISGDAACAVVINEREKQKLAKNVA; encoded by the coding sequence ATGAAAATTAAAGGAAATATGACGCTTAAAATCATCATTGCATTGGTGGTCGGTATTATTGTAGGTTCTATCTTTAATTTATATCAGGATGCATCATGGGTGAAATGGTTTAATCAATACGTATTTAATGTTATCGGACAAATCTTCCTGAATCTAATCTTTATGCTTGTAGTACCAGTTGTATTTGTATCAATTGTACTTGGTGTCGTAGGCGTGGGGGATCCGAAGCATCTTGGGTCGATTGGTCTAAAGACACTTGGATTCTTTATAGTAACGACGGCACTCGCAATTACACTTGCGATGTGTTTAGCCCTTGTGTTTAAACCTGGTGCAGGCAAGGCAGATTTAATGAATAGTGACGACGTGAAGAAATATGCTTTAGAACAAAAACAAAAAGAAGAAGCAGCAAAAGCGGAAGGAACCTCTGTGAATCAGACTTTCGATCAGACTTTGATTAACTTGATTCCAAAAAATCCAGTACTTGCGATGAGTGAAACAAACATGCTGCAAGTAATTACTTTCGCCATTTTTATCGGTATCGGCATGATTGCACTGAGGGAGAAAGTAAGCGGAGTAAAGCTGCTCTTTGAACAGACGAACGATATATTGATGTTTATCGTTACAGCAATCATGCAATACTTTGCGCCAATTGGTACATTTGGTTTAGTTGCAACAGCATTTACTAATGCCGGGTTTGGTGCGATTAAACAGCTTGGAATGTATTTCTTTGTCGTATTACTAGCGCTTTTCCTACATATGATTTTAGTATATGGTGGGGCTATTAAGTTTTTAGCGAAACGTAGTCCGATATGGTTCTTTAAAGGTTTCGCACCTGCAATGACTGTAGGATTTAGCTCTTCGAGTTCCAATGCAACATTGCCAATCTCGTTAGAATGCGCTCAAGATAATTTAGGTGTACGTAAAGAAATCTCATCTTTCGTTCAACCACTTGGCGCCACGATTAATATGGACGGTACAGCCATTATGCAAGGGGTTGCAACCATCTTTATCGCTCAAATATCTGGTGTAGATTTAACTATTATGCAGATGGTCATGGTTGTCGCAATCGCTGTAATTGCCTCTATCGGTACAGCCGGTGTACCGGGTGTGGGACTTGTAATGCTTGCGATGGTCCTGACTTCAGTCGGGCTTAATCCAGCAGCAATCGGTATTATTCTAGGTATCGACCGATTACTTGATATGACACGTACCGCTATAAATATCTCTGGAGATGCTGCTTGTGCGGTCGTGATTAATGAGAGAGAAAAGCAAAAAC